Proteins from a single region of Pseudomonas ekonensis:
- a CDS encoding sensor histidine kinase, which produces MSDSGRADALLANLPRDGRGRLKVFLGAAPGVGKTYAMLQAAHTQLRQGVKVIAGVVETHGRAETEALLGGLPQQPLVRSEYRGVTLEEMDLDGLLAARPKLVLVDELAHTNAPGSRHTKRWQDIQELLAAGIDVFTTVNVQHLESLNDQVRGITGVQVRETLPDWVLQEAYELLLIDLPPRELLERLREGKVYVPEQARAAIDAFFTQTNLTALRELAMQTAAAQVDNDLAQGYRQLGQSAPAVRGRLLVGVDGDAQAERLVRHASRVAQRRHLPWSLVHVDNGRVRDEQSRLRLQSAQQLAERLGGEVVLLRAGEVAKTLIQHAAERRASLVLVGQSRPRLRRRLFGGGLAARLLRQAQGLEINVLDSEHQPHQPRLRSAPALVWFDYALALVATVSASALAWAVSSVLPLPNISLVFLAAVLLVAVRSSLGPALACAALSFLTYDFLFIPPNFSFAIQREEDVLTLLFFLLMAALTGNLAARQRRQLQALRDTQEETTELLDLSRRLTAATDRQAVVSAAAQHLNGWSDLQVCLLNRDGQGGWKVETGGPLQFSEAERAAADWAWQHDQPAGMGTGTLPFGRWWWWPLSAEEGPLALLGVCAKEGQTLSGQRRRLLTALSQPLAQALARAQLADDLEAARLHGETEQLRSALLASVSHDLRTPLTSMRGSIDSLLALGEAIPLEDRRELLEGTRDEAERLDRYIQNLLDMTRLGHGALKLARDWVAPADIVGSALNRLRAVLSSLQVSTEVPAELPLLFVHAALIEQALVNVLENAARFSPSHGRLQLRAGADGDELFFSVSDEGPGIPVEERAKIFDMFYTAARGDRGGQGTGLGLAICQGMVGAHGGRISVGDGIDGRGTCITLHLPLQTQPGMDGEG; this is translated from the coding sequence ATGAGTGACTCCGGCCGCGCCGACGCGCTGTTAGCCAACTTGCCCCGGGACGGCCGCGGCCGGCTGAAAGTGTTTCTCGGCGCCGCGCCGGGCGTGGGCAAGACCTACGCCATGCTCCAGGCCGCCCACACCCAATTGCGCCAAGGCGTGAAGGTCATCGCCGGCGTCGTCGAGACCCACGGCCGGGCGGAGACTGAAGCGCTGCTCGGCGGCCTGCCGCAGCAGCCGCTGGTGCGCTCGGAATACCGCGGCGTCACCCTCGAAGAAATGGACCTGGACGGCCTGCTCGCGGCCAGACCCAAGCTGGTGCTGGTGGACGAACTGGCCCACACCAACGCCCCCGGCAGCCGTCACACCAAGCGCTGGCAGGACATCCAGGAACTGCTCGCCGCCGGCATCGATGTGTTCACCACGGTCAACGTCCAGCACCTGGAAAGCCTCAACGACCAGGTGCGCGGCATCACCGGCGTGCAGGTGCGCGAAACCCTGCCCGACTGGGTGCTGCAGGAAGCCTACGAACTGCTGCTGATCGACCTGCCGCCGCGCGAGCTGCTGGAGCGCCTGCGCGAAGGCAAGGTCTACGTGCCGGAGCAGGCCCGGGCGGCCATCGATGCGTTCTTCACCCAGACCAACCTCACCGCGCTGCGCGAACTGGCGATGCAGACCGCCGCCGCGCAGGTGGACAACGACCTGGCCCAGGGCTACCGCCAGCTCGGCCAGTCGGCGCCGGCGGTGCGCGGGCGCCTGCTGGTGGGCGTGGACGGCGATGCCCAGGCCGAACGGCTGGTGCGCCACGCGAGCCGCGTCGCCCAGCGCCGGCATCTGCCGTGGAGCCTGGTGCATGTGGACAACGGCCGGGTGCGCGACGAGCAATCGCGCCTGCGCCTGCAAAGCGCCCAGCAACTGGCCGAGCGCCTGGGGGGCGAGGTGGTGCTGCTGCGCGCCGGCGAGGTGGCCAAGACCCTGATCCAGCACGCCGCCGAACGCCGGGCGAGCCTGGTGCTGGTCGGCCAGTCCCGGCCGCGCCTGCGCCGTCGCCTGTTCGGCGGCGGTCTGGCGGCGCGTCTGCTGCGTCAGGCCCAGGGCCTGGAGATCAACGTGCTCGACAGCGAGCACCAGCCGCATCAACCGCGCCTCAGGAGCGCGCCGGCGCTGGTGTGGTTCGATTACGCGCTGGCGCTGGTGGCGACGGTGTCGGCCAGTGCGCTGGCGTGGGCGGTGTCCAGCGTGCTGCCGCTGCCGAACATTTCGCTGGTGTTCCTGGCGGCGGTGCTGCTGGTGGCGGTGCGCAGCAGTCTGGGCCCGGCGCTGGCCTGCGCGGCGCTGTCGTTCCTGACCTACGATTTTCTGTTCATTCCGCCGAACTTCTCCTTCGCCATCCAGCGGGAGGAAGACGTGCTGACCTTGCTGTTCTTCCTGCTGATGGCGGCGCTCACCGGCAATCTCGCGGCCCGCCAGCGCCGGCAGCTGCAGGCCCTGCGCGACACCCAGGAAGAAACCACCGAACTGCTCGACCTGTCGCGCCGGCTCACCGCCGCCACCGACCGCCAGGCCGTGGTCAGCGCCGCCGCCCAGCACCTCAACGGCTGGAGCGACCTGCAGGTGTGCCTGCTCAACCGCGACGGCCAGGGCGGCTGGAAAGTCGAGACCGGCGGGCCGCTGCAGTTCTCCGAGGCCGAACGCGCCGCCGCCGATTGGGCCTGGCAGCACGACCAGCCGGCGGGCATGGGCACCGGCACGCTGCCGTTCGGGCGTTGGTGGTGGTGGCCGCTGTCGGCGGAGGAGGGGCCGCTGGCGCTGCTGGGCGTGTGCGCCAAAGAGGGCCAGACCTTGAGCGGCCAGCGTCGCCGTTTGCTCACCGCGTTGAGCCAGCCGCTGGCCCAGGCGCTGGCGCGGGCGCAACTGGCCGACGACCTGGAGGCGGCGCGGCTGCACGGCGAGACCGAGCAACTGCGCAGCGCCTTGCTCGCCTCGGTGTCCCACGATCTGCGCACACCGCTGACGTCGATGCGCGGCAGCATCGACAGCCTGCTGGCCCTGGGCGAGGCGATCCCGCTGGAGGACCGCCGGGAACTGCTGGAAGGCACCCGCGACGAGGCCGAGCGCCTGGACCGTTACATTCAGAACCTGCTGGACATGACCCGTCTGGGCCACGGCGCGCTGAAGCTGGCGCGGGACTGGGTGGCGCCGGCGGACATCGTCGGCAGTGCGCTCAACCGCTTGCGCGCCGTGCTGTCGTCGTTGCAGGTGAGCACCGAGGTGCCGGCCGAACTGCCGCTGCTGTTCGTGCATGCGGCGCTGATCGAACAGGCGCTGGTGAACGTGCTGGAGAACGCCGCGCGGTTCTCGCCGTCCCATGGTCGCCTGCAACTGCGCGCCGGGGCCGACGGCGACGAACTGTTCTTCTCGGTCAGCGACGAAGGGCCGGGCATTCCCGTCGAGGAGCGGGCGAAGATTTTCGACATGTTCTACACCGCCGCGCGCGGTGACCGGGGCGGGCAGGGTACGGGCCTGGGGCTGGCGATCTGTCAGGGCATGGTCGGCGCCCACGGCGGCCGGATCAGCGTCGGCGACGGGATCGACGGCCGCGGCACCTGCATCACGCTGCACCTGCCGTTGCAGACGCAGCCGGGGATGGACGGTGAAGGCTGA